A window of the Pseudomonas gozinkensis genome harbors these coding sequences:
- the mdoH gene encoding glucans biosynthesis glucosyltransferase MdoH, whose protein sequence is MSNSQVQPETLSEYLAHLPMTDEQRAELAGCQSFSELHERLSSKTFDAPTEAAQASVGKRLILSTAEELQDAEMLVLDASGRVSMKATPPIRRTKVVPEPWRTNILVRGWRRLTGRTNPPQPPKDENVLPAARWRTVGSIRRYILLLLMLGQTIVAGWYMKGIMPYQGWSFVDLEEVLHQPLLQTATQVLPYALQTSILIMFGILFCWVSAGFWTALMGFLELLTGHDKYRISGKSAGNEPIPKDARTALVMPICNEDVPRVFAGLRATFESVAATGDLDRFDFFVLSDSNDTDICVAEQQAWLDVCREAKGFGKIFYRRRRRRVKRKSGNLDDFCRRWGGDYKYMVVLDADSVMSGECLTSLVRLMEATPDAGIIQTAPRASGMDTLYARMQQFATRVYGPLFTAGLHFWQLGESHYWGHNAIIRMKPFIDHCALAPLPGKGAFSGAILSHDFVEAALMRRAGWGVWIAYDLPGSYEELPPNLLDELKRDRRWCHGNLMNFRLFLVKGMHPVHRAVFLTGVMSYLSAPLWFFFLVLSTALLAVNTLMEPQYFLEPRQLYPLWPQWHPDKAIALFSTTIVLLFLPKLLSIILIWAKGAKEFGGKFKVTLSMLLEMLFSMLLAPVRMIFHTRFVLAAFLGWAATWNSPQRDDDSTPWSEAVKRHGPQTLLGFFWALLVIWLNPSFLWWLVPIVGSLMLSIPVSVISSRVGLGLKSRDESLFLIPEEYNPPQALLATDQYTHENRWHALNDGFVRAVVDPQQNALACSLATSRHGEAEPIEWLRQERVRHAIKVGPAGLNNHDRLQLLSDPVALARLHEQVWAEGHAEWLDAWRASVKADPHAPLLPLKPVSLQAQPA, encoded by the coding sequence ATGAGTAACTCTCAAGTACAGCCAGAGACTCTGTCCGAGTACCTGGCGCATCTGCCGATGACCGACGAGCAGCGCGCGGAACTCGCGGGCTGCCAGTCCTTCAGCGAATTGCATGAACGCCTGTCGTCCAAGACCTTTGACGCACCGACCGAAGCCGCCCAGGCTTCGGTGGGCAAGCGTCTGATCCTGAGCACCGCCGAAGAGCTGCAAGACGCGGAAATGCTGGTGCTCGACGCCAGCGGCCGGGTCAGCATGAAGGCCACGCCGCCGATCCGTCGGACCAAGGTCGTGCCGGAGCCGTGGCGCACCAACATTCTGGTGCGTGGCTGGCGCCGCCTGACCGGCCGGACCAACCCGCCGCAACCGCCGAAAGACGAAAATGTGCTGCCGGCGGCGCGCTGGCGCACGGTCGGTTCGATCCGTCGCTACATTCTGTTGCTGCTGATGCTGGGGCAGACCATCGTCGCCGGCTGGTACATGAAAGGCATCATGCCGTACCAGGGCTGGTCGTTCGTCGATCTGGAAGAAGTCCTGCATCAACCGCTGCTGCAAACCGCCACGCAAGTGCTGCCGTATGCGCTGCAGACCAGCATCCTGATCATGTTCGGGATTCTGTTCTGCTGGGTGTCGGCCGGTTTCTGGACCGCGCTGATGGGCTTCCTTGAATTGCTCACCGGCCACGATAAATACCGGATCTCCGGTAAAAGTGCCGGCAACGAGCCGATTCCGAAGGACGCGCGCACCGCACTGGTGATGCCGATCTGCAACGAAGATGTGCCTCGGGTGTTCGCCGGTCTGCGCGCGACCTTCGAGTCGGTCGCCGCTACCGGTGACCTGGACCGTTTCGACTTCTTCGTCCTCAGCGACAGTAACGACACCGACATCTGCGTTGCCGAGCAGCAGGCCTGGCTGGACGTCTGCCGCGAAGCCAAGGGCTTCGGCAAGATCTTCTATCGCCGCCGTCGCCGTCGCGTCAAACGCAAGAGCGGCAACCTCGACGACTTCTGCCGTCGCTGGGGCGGTGACTACAAGTACATGGTCGTGCTCGACGCCGACTCGGTGATGAGCGGCGAGTGCCTGACCAGTCTGGTGCGCCTGATGGAGGCCACTCCGGACGCCGGCATCATCCAGACCGCGCCGCGCGCTTCGGGCATGGACACGCTGTATGCACGCATGCAGCAGTTCGCCACCCGTGTGTACGGTCCGCTGTTCACGGCCGGCCTGCACTTCTGGCAGCTGGGTGAATCCCACTACTGGGGTCACAACGCGATCATCCGCATGAAACCGTTCATCGACCACTGCGCCCTGGCGCCGTTGCCGGGCAAGGGTGCGTTCTCCGGTGCGATCCTCTCTCACGACTTCGTTGAAGCCGCGCTGATGCGCCGTGCCGGCTGGGGCGTGTGGATTGCCTACGATCTGCCGGGCAGCTATGAAGAACTGCCACCGAACCTGCTCGACGAACTCAAGCGTGACCGTCGCTGGTGCCACGGCAACCTGATGAACTTCCGCCTGTTCCTGGTAAAGGGCATGCACCCGGTGCACCGCGCGGTGTTCCTGACCGGCGTGATGTCTTATCTGTCGGCGCCGTTGTGGTTCTTCTTCCTGGTGCTGTCCACCGCGCTGCTGGCGGTGAACACGCTGATGGAGCCGCAGTACTTTCTCGAACCGCGTCAGCTCTATCCGCTGTGGCCGCAATGGCACCCGGACAAGGCGATCGCGCTGTTCTCGACGACTATCGTGCTGCTGTTCCTGCCGAAGCTGTTGAGCATCATCCTGATCTGGGCCAAAGGCGCGAAAGAGTTCGGCGGCAAGTTCAAGGTGACCCTGTCGATGCTGCTGGAGATGCTGTTCTCCATGCTGCTGGCGCCGGTGCGGATGATTTTCCACACCCGTTTCGTTCTGGCCGCGTTCCTCGGCTGGGCCGCGACCTGGAACTCGCCGCAGCGTGACGACGACTCGACGCCATGGAGCGAAGCGGTCAAGCGCCACGGTCCGCAGACCTTGCTGGGCTTCTTCTGGGCGCTGCTGGTGATCTGGCTGAACCCGAGCTTCCTGTGGTGGCTGGTGCCGATCGTCGGTTCGCTGATGCTGTCGATTCCGGTGTCGGTGATTTCCAGCCGCGTCGGTCTGGGCCTCAAATCCCGTGACGAGAGCCTGTTCCTCATCCCCGAGGAATACAATCCGCCACAGGCGCTGCTGGCCACCGATCAGTACACCCACGAAAACCGCTGGCATGCACTGAACGACGGCTTCGTCCGCGCCGTGGTCGATCCACAGCAGAACGCCCTGGCGTGCTCGCTGGCGACCTCGCGTCACGGTGAGGCCGAGCCGATCGAATGGCTGCGCCAGGAACGTGTGCGTCACGCGATCAAGGTCGGCCCGGCCGGGCTGAACAACCATGATCGTCTGCAACTGCTGAGCGACCCGGTGGCCCTGGCCCGTCTGCACGAGCAGGTATGGGCCGAAGGCCACGCCGAGTGGCTGGACGCATGGCGGGCTTCGGTGAAAGCTGATCCCCATGCGCCGCTGCTGCCGCTCAAGCCTGTGAGCTTGCAGGCGCAACCGGCCTGA
- a CDS encoding transporter substrate-binding domain-containing protein, with the protein MKKYLSMLLVGVTALVAVNAAQAGAIDDAVKRGSLKVGMDPTYMPFEMTNKRGEIIGFEVDILKAMTKAMGVKLELVSTGYDGIIPALMTDKFDMIGSGMTLTQERNLRLNFSEPFIVVGQTLLIRKELEGTIKTYKDLNTADYRITSKLGTTGEMVAKKLISKAKYHGYDNEQEAVLDVVNGKADAFIYDAPYNVVAVNKVGAGKLVFLDKPFTYEPLAFGLKKGDYDSINFINNFLHQIHEDGTYDRIHDKWFKSTEWLKDME; encoded by the coding sequence ATGAAGAAGTATCTGTCGATGCTGCTGGTCGGCGTCACGGCACTGGTTGCAGTCAATGCGGCGCAGGCCGGCGCGATCGATGACGCGGTCAAGCGCGGTTCGTTGAAAGTCGGCATGGATCCGACCTACATGCCGTTCGAGATGACCAACAAGCGCGGCGAAATCATCGGTTTCGAAGTCGACATCCTCAAAGCCATGACCAAGGCCATGGGCGTCAAGCTGGAGCTGGTCTCCACCGGCTACGACGGGATCATCCCGGCGCTGATGACCGACAAGTTCGACATGATCGGCAGCGGTATGACCCTGACCCAGGAACGCAACCTGCGCCTGAACTTCAGCGAACCGTTCATTGTGGTCGGCCAGACCCTGCTGATCCGCAAGGAGCTGGAAGGCACCATCAAGACCTATAAGGACCTGAACACCGCCGACTACCGCATCACCTCCAAGCTCGGCACCACCGGCGAGATGGTCGCCAAGAAGCTGATCTCCAAGGCCAAGTACCACGGCTACGACAACGAGCAGGAAGCCGTGCTCGACGTGGTCAACGGCAAGGCTGACGCCTTCATCTACGACGCGCCATACAACGTCGTTGCAGTGAACAAGGTCGGCGCCGGCAAACTGGTGTTCCTCGACAAGCCGTTCACCTACGAGCCGCTGGCCTTCGGTCTGAAGAAGGGTGACTACGACAGCATCAACTTCATCAACAACTTCCTGCACCAGATCCACGAAGACGGCACCTACGATCGCATCCATGACAAGTGGTTCAAGAGCACCGAGTGGCTCAAGGACATGGAATAA
- a CDS encoding amino acid ABC transporter permease → MKQKKAQWPWHVLTVLVLVGLAGALYYATSLMSYEWRWNRVPQYFAYQAEETQRATDISTVSELVRKGGSAQVTLRNDAGDEQHLTVDENSLQFAQGDDVAEGDVVGVTRHWAAGPLLWGLWTTLWLSVVSGVLGLLIGLATGLCRLSSNPTLRDLSTIYVELVRGTPLLVQIFIFYFFIGTVMNLSREFAGIAALSLFTGAYVAEIIRSGVQSIARGQNEAARSLGLSAGQSMRHVVLPQAFKRVLPPLAGQFISLVKDTSLVSVIAITELLKSGREVITTSFSPFEILFCVAGLYLLINLPLSKIASRLERRLAQSD, encoded by the coding sequence ATGAAACAGAAAAAAGCCCAATGGCCCTGGCACGTCCTGACCGTGCTGGTGCTGGTCGGCCTGGCTGGCGCGCTGTATTACGCCACGTCGCTGATGTCCTACGAATGGCGCTGGAACCGTGTGCCGCAGTATTTCGCCTACCAGGCCGAGGAAACTCAGCGCGCGACCGACATTTCCACCGTCAGCGAACTGGTGCGCAAGGGCGGCAGCGCGCAGGTCACCCTGCGCAACGATGCCGGTGACGAGCAACACCTGACCGTCGACGAAAACAGCCTGCAATTCGCTCAGGGCGACGATGTGGCCGAAGGCGACGTCGTGGGCGTGACCCGGCATTGGGCGGCGGGTCCGCTGCTGTGGGGCCTGTGGACCACGCTTTGGCTGTCGGTGGTGTCCGGCGTGCTGGGTCTGCTGATCGGTCTGGCCACCGGACTGTGCCGGCTGTCGAGCAACCCGACCCTGCGCGACCTGTCGACGATCTATGTCGAACTGGTGCGCGGCACGCCGCTGCTGGTGCAGATCTTCATTTTCTATTTCTTCATCGGCACGGTGATGAACCTGTCCCGGGAGTTCGCCGGGATCGCCGCGCTGTCGCTGTTCACCGGTGCCTACGTGGCGGAAATCATCCGTTCCGGTGTGCAGTCGATTGCCCGTGGCCAGAACGAAGCGGCGCGCTCGCTGGGTCTGAGTGCCGGCCAGTCGATGCGCCATGTGGTGCTGCCGCAAGCGTTCAAACGCGTGCTGCCACCGCTGGCCGGGCAGTTCATCAGTCTGGTCAAAGACACTTCGCTGGTGTCGGTGATCGCTATCACTGAGCTGCTGAAAAGCGGTCGTGAAGTCATCACCACGTCGTTCTCGCCGTTCGAGATCCTGTTCTGCGTCGCCGGCCTGTACCTGTTGATCAACCTGCCGCTGTCGAAAATCGCCAGCCGGCTTGAGCGGAGGCTCGCGCAAAGTGATTGA
- a CDS encoding amino acid ABC transporter ATP-binding protein, with the protein MIEVRDLVKVFDTRGQVVRAVDNVSTSVAKGEVLVVIGPSGSGKSTFLRCLNGLEEFDSGSVSIDGLQLADPKTDVNAYRREVGMVFQHFNLFPHMTVLENLCLAQKVVRKRGQKESEAKALALLEKVGIAQKAREFPSRLSGGQQQRVAIARALAMDPKVMLFDEPTSALDPEMVGEVLDVMKNLAVEGMTMVCVTHEMGFAREVADRVLFFDHGKLLEDASPADFFDAPKDPRAQAFLRQVL; encoded by the coding sequence GTGATTGAAGTCCGCGATCTGGTAAAAGTCTTCGACACCCGTGGGCAAGTGGTGCGCGCGGTGGATAACGTCAGCACGTCCGTCGCCAAGGGTGAAGTGCTGGTGGTGATCGGCCCGTCCGGTTCCGGCAAGTCGACCTTCCTGCGTTGCCTCAATGGTCTGGAAGAATTCGATTCCGGCTCGGTGAGCATCGACGGCCTGCAACTGGCCGACCCGAAAACCGACGTCAACGCCTACCGCCGCGAAGTCGGCATGGTATTCCAGCATTTCAATCTGTTCCCGCACATGACCGTGCTGGAAAACCTGTGCCTGGCGCAGAAAGTCGTGCGCAAGCGCGGCCAGAAGGAAAGCGAGGCCAAGGCCCTGGCGCTGCTGGAGAAGGTCGGCATCGCCCAGAAGGCCCGCGAATTCCCGTCGCGCCTGTCCGGTGGTCAGCAGCAGCGCGTGGCGATTGCCCGGGCGCTGGCGATGGACCCCAAGGTCATGCTGTTCGACGAGCCGACCTCGGCCCTCGACCCGGAAATGGTCGGTGAAGTGCTGGACGTGATGAAGAACCTGGCCGTGGAAGGCATGACCATGGTTTGCGTTACCCACGAAATGGGTTTTGCCCGTGAAGTGGCGGATCGGGTGCTGTTCTTCGATCACGGCAAACTGCTGGAAGACGCCTCGCCGGCGGATTTCTTCGATGCACCGAAGGATCCGCGAGCCCAGGCGTTCCTGCGGCAAGTCCTCTAA
- a CDS encoding methyl-accepting chemotaxis protein codes for MQSMTQGLRELIGGISDGVTQIASAAEELSAVTEQTSAGVNNQKVETDQVATAMNEMAATVQEVARNAEEASEAAVAADQQAREGDKVVGEAIAQIERLAAEVGHSTEAMGELKRESDKIGSVLDVIKSVAQQTNLLALNAAIEAARAGEAGRGFAVVADEVRSLAQRTQKSTEEIEELIVGLQNGTQQVATIMDNSRTLTDSSVELTRRAGGSLESITRTVSAIQAMNQQIAAAAEQQSAVAEEINRSVLNVRDVSDQTSAASEETAASSVELARLGTHLQTLVGRFKV; via the coding sequence ATGCAGAGCATGACCCAGGGCCTGCGTGAATTGATCGGCGGGATCAGCGACGGCGTGACCCAGATCGCCAGCGCCGCCGAAGAACTGTCCGCCGTGACCGAGCAGACCAGCGCCGGGGTCAACAACCAGAAAGTCGAGACCGATCAGGTCGCCACCGCCATGAACGAAATGGCCGCCACCGTGCAGGAAGTCGCGCGCAACGCCGAGGAGGCTTCGGAAGCGGCCGTCGCAGCTGACCAGCAGGCCCGTGAAGGCGACAAGGTGGTTGGCGAGGCCATTGCCCAGATCGAACGTCTGGCCGCCGAAGTTGGCCACTCCACCGAGGCCATGGGCGAGCTCAAGCGCGAAAGCGACAAGATCGGCAGCGTGCTCGACGTGATCAAGTCCGTGGCCCAGCAAACCAACCTGCTGGCTCTCAACGCCGCCATCGAGGCCGCCCGAGCCGGTGAAGCCGGACGTGGTTTCGCGGTGGTCGCCGACGAAGTCCGCAGCCTGGCCCAGCGCACCCAGAAGTCCACGGAAGAGATCGAAGAGCTGATCGTCGGCCTGCAAAACGGCACCCAGCAAGTGGCGACGATCATGGACAACAGCCGCACCCTGACTGACAGCAGCGTCGAGCTGACCCGTCGTGCCGGCGGTTCGCTGGAAAGCATCACCCGCACCGTCTCGGCAATTCAGGCGATGAACCAGCAGATCGCAGCAGCGGCCGAGCAGCAGAGCGCCGTGGCCGAAGAGATCAACCGCAGCGTGCTGAACGTGCGGGATGTGTCAGACCAGACCTCGGCGGCCAGTGAAGAGACGGCGGCCTCCAGCGTCGAGCTGGCGCGGTTGGGCACTCACCTGCAAACGCTGGTGGGCCGGTTCAAGGTTTGA
- a CDS encoding 16S rRNA (uracil(1498)-N(3))-methyltransferase, with protein MNLLLLEEADFIAADRVVLRDRRLTHMQEVHRSEVGDSLRVGRINGLMGSAELLRLEAGEAELRVTLDQPPPAKLPLTLVLALPRPKMLRRVFQTVATMGVSKVILVNSYRVEKSFWQTPFLEPEAIRENLILGLEQARDTVLPEIIIEKRFKPFVEDRLPAITDGTLGLVGHPGNFPPCPRALSEPVTLAIGPEGGWIPYEIDLLAKAGLQPVQLGERILRVETAVTALLARLF; from the coding sequence ATGAACCTGCTGCTGCTCGAAGAAGCCGACTTCATTGCGGCCGACCGCGTCGTGCTGCGTGATCGGCGCCTGACCCATATGCAGGAAGTCCACCGCTCGGAAGTCGGCGACAGCCTGCGGGTCGGGCGCATCAACGGCTTGATGGGCTCGGCCGAGTTACTTCGTCTGGAAGCAGGCGAAGCTGAACTGCGAGTCACCCTTGATCAGCCTCCGCCGGCCAAACTGCCGCTGACCCTGGTGCTCGCCCTGCCACGTCCGAAGATGCTGCGCCGGGTGTTCCAGACCGTGGCGACCATGGGCGTGTCGAAGGTGATTCTGGTCAACAGCTATCGCGTCGAGAAGAGTTTCTGGCAGACGCCGTTTCTTGAGCCGGAAGCGATTCGCGAGAATCTGATCCTCGGCCTCGAACAGGCCCGGGATACGGTGCTGCCGGAGATCATCATCGAGAAGCGCTTCAAGCCGTTCGTCGAAGACCGCCTGCCGGCCATCACCGACGGCACCCTCGGTCTGGTCGGCCATCCGGGCAACTTCCCGCCCTGCCCCCGCGCCCTCAGCGAACCGGTGACCCTGGCCATCGGCCCCGAGGGTGGCTGGATTCCCTACGAAATCGACCTGCTGGCCAAGGCCGGGTTGCAACCGGTGCAGCTGGGCGAGCGTATTCTGCGGGTCGAAACCGCCGTCACCGCGCTGCTCGCCCGACTGTTCTGA
- the tatC gene encoding twin-arginine translocase subunit TatC yields MSDLPENDQHMPLVSHLTELRTRLLRCVAAIFIIFAGLFAFTQQIYTFVSTPLREYLPAGATMIATDVSSPFLTPLKLTMMVSLFLAIPVILHQIWGFIAPGLYKHEKRVAVPLLISSILLFYTGMAFAYFFVFPLIFKFFASATPAGVEMMTDITSYLDFVMTLFFAFGVAFEIPVAVVLLVWIGVVDVKYLKKIRPYVIIGCFVVGMILTPPDIFSQTLLAVPMWMLFEVGILFGSLVSKRERPEETADDHNDQPPATQP; encoded by the coding sequence ATGAGCGATCTCCCCGAAAACGACCAGCACATGCCGCTGGTTTCGCACCTCACCGAGTTGCGCACCCGCCTGCTGCGTTGCGTCGCGGCGATCTTCATCATCTTCGCCGGGTTGTTTGCCTTCACCCAGCAGATCTACACCTTCGTCTCGACGCCGCTGCGTGAATACCTGCCGGCCGGCGCGACGATGATCGCCACCGACGTGTCGTCGCCGTTCCTGACGCCGCTGAAGCTGACAATGATGGTCTCGCTGTTCCTGGCGATTCCGGTGATCCTGCATCAGATCTGGGGCTTCATCGCGCCAGGCCTGTACAAACATGAAAAGCGCGTCGCAGTACCGTTGCTGATCTCCAGCATCCTGCTGTTCTACACCGGCATGGCGTTCGCCTACTTCTTCGTGTTCCCGCTGATCTTCAAGTTCTTCGCCTCGGCCACCCCGGCCGGCGTGGAAATGATGACCGACATCACCAGTTATCTCGATTTCGTCATGACGCTGTTCTTCGCCTTCGGCGTGGCGTTCGAAATCCCGGTGGCCGTGGTGCTGCTGGTGTGGATCGGCGTGGTCGACGTCAAATACCTGAAGAAGATCCGTCCGTACGTGATCATCGGCTGCTTCGTGGTCGGCATGATCCTGACCCCGCCGGACATCTTCTCCCAGACCCTGCTGGCCGTGCCGATGTGGATGTTGTTCGAAGTCGGCATCCTGTTCGGCAGTCTGGTCAGCAAGCGCGAGCGCCCGGAAGAAACCGCCGACGATCACAACGACCAGCCGCCAGCGACTCAGCCATGA
- the tatB gene encoding Sec-independent protein translocase protein TatB, with protein MFGISFSELLLVGLVALLVLGPERLPGAARTAGLWVGRLKRSFNAIKQEVEREIGADEIRRQLHNEHILSLEQEARKIFTPVQQEPTPVEHVGEQTIHAPAATTPAAPVVAPTGSAPAVAENSVEHVAPTAAPTTPAPHDPTLPPRAP; from the coding sequence ATGTTTGGTATCAGCTTCTCTGAACTGCTGCTCGTCGGCCTCGTTGCCCTGCTGGTGCTGGGCCCCGAGCGTCTGCCGGGTGCTGCGCGCACCGCCGGCCTGTGGGTCGGACGGCTGAAGCGCAGCTTCAACGCGATCAAACAGGAAGTTGAGCGTGAAATCGGTGCCGACGAAATCCGTCGGCAACTGCACAACGAGCACATCCTGTCGCTGGAACAGGAGGCGCGGAAGATTTTCACGCCGGTTCAGCAGGAGCCGACGCCGGTCGAGCACGTGGGTGAGCAGACGATTCATGCGCCTGCCGCCACGACGCCAGCTGCACCAGTTGTAGCGCCGACCGGCTCTGCGCCTGCTGTTGCAGAAAACTCGGTCGAACACGTAGCTCCCACCGCCGCGCCGACTACACCAGCGCCTCACGACCCAACACTGCCGCCGCGAGCCCCATGA
- a CDS encoding twin-arginine translocase TatA/TatE family subunit produces MGIFDWKHWIVILVVVVLVFGTKKLKNLGTDVGESIKGFRKAMNDDEKPADPTVTPAQPVPPVQPQATAQANPPHTIDVQAQKVEEPIRKDV; encoded by the coding sequence ATGGGCATTTTTGACTGGAAACACTGGATCGTCATCCTGGTGGTCGTGGTACTGGTGTTCGGTACCAAGAAACTGAAAAACCTCGGCACCGATGTTGGCGAGTCGATCAAGGGCTTCCGTAAAGCCATGAACGACGACGAAAAACCGGCCGATCCGACCGTCACGCCTGCACAGCCGGTGCCACCGGTACAGCCGCAAGCCACCGCTCAGGCCAACCCGCCGCACACCATCGACGTGCAGGCGCAGAAAGTCGAAGAGCCGATCCGCAAAGACGTGTGA
- a CDS encoding phosphoribosyl-ATP diphosphatase: protein MSDTLTRLAQVLEERKGAPADSSYVASLYHKGLNKILEKVGEESVETIIAAKDAAVSGDCSDVIYETADLWFHSMVMLAQLGQHPQAVLDELDRRFGLSGHVEKASRPSA from the coding sequence ATGAGTGACACCCTGACCCGCCTCGCTCAGGTGCTGGAAGAGCGCAAGGGCGCACCCGCCGACAGCTCGTATGTCGCCAGCCTGTATCACAAGGGTCTGAACAAGATTCTGGAGAAAGTCGGCGAAGAGTCGGTCGAAACGATTATTGCCGCCAAGGACGCCGCCGTCAGTGGCGACTGCAGTGACGTGATCTACGAGACCGCCGACCTGTGGTTCCACAGTATGGTCATGCTCGCCCAACTGGGGCAGCATCCACAGGCAGTGCTGGATGAACTGGATCGCCGTTTCGGCCTGTCCGGACACGTCGAGAAAGCCTCACGTCCGTCCGCCTGA
- the hisI gene encoding phosphoribosyl-AMP cyclohydrolase: MKNWLDEIKWDADGLVPAIAQDHKTGRVLMMAWMNREALELTAAENRAIYWSRSRGKLWRKGEESGHVQTLHEMRLDCDADVIILMVEQIGDIACHTGRQSCFYRVFENGDWKTVDPVLKDPHAIYSAGHKHE, from the coding sequence ATGAAAAACTGGCTGGACGAGATCAAGTGGGACGCCGATGGCCTGGTGCCGGCGATTGCCCAGGATCACAAGACCGGACGCGTATTGATGATGGCCTGGATGAACCGCGAAGCCCTGGAGCTGACCGCGGCGGAAAACCGTGCCATCTATTGGTCACGTTCCCGTGGCAAGCTGTGGCGCAAGGGCGAAGAGTCCGGCCACGTACAGACGCTGCATGAAATGCGTCTGGACTGCGACGCCGACGTCATCATCCTGATGGTCGAACAGATCGGCGACATCGCTTGCCATACCGGCCGTCAAAGCTGCTTCTACCGCGTCTTCGAAAACGGCGACTGGAAAACGGTCGACCCGGTCCTGAAAGACCCGCACGCTATTTACTCCGCAGGACACAAACATGAGTGA
- the ubiB gene encoding ubiquinone biosynthesis regulatory protein kinase UbiB: MKLLAVRRLLRIQRVVIRYRLDDLLFDLPLPWFLLALRYVLPWRWFPRKPLDLSRGARLRLALQDLGPIFIKFGQILSTRRDLLPEDIADELMLLQDRVPPFDSQLSVKLIEEQLGKKISEVFSRFDVEPLASASVAQVHAAQLKTGEEVVVKVIRPGLKPIIAQDLAWLFILARAAEKVSADARLLHPVDVVSDYEKTIYDELDLLREAANASQLKRNFEGSPLLYVPQVYWDWCRPKVLVMERIYGIQVTDLATLADQRTDMKMLAERGVEIFFTQVFRDSFFHADMHPGNIFVSTVNPWSPQYIAIDCGIVGSLTPEDQDYLARNLFAFFKRDYRRVAQLHIDSGWVPAETKLNEFEAAIRTVCEPIFEKPLKDISFGQVLMRLFQTARRFNMEVQPQLVLLQKTLLNIEGLGRQLYPDLDLWNTAQPFLERWMRERVSPKALLGNVQSQFEQLPHLANMARDLLERMSQPHANDPPPPWKKRKDDWFLRLLGCAHLAGGTILAAGGPLHELGHWPAGIMVAVGLYLVVRR; the protein is encoded by the coding sequence ATGAAGCTGCTCGCCGTCCGCCGTCTGTTGCGCATCCAGCGCGTCGTGATCCGCTACCGCCTCGATGATCTGCTGTTCGATCTGCCTTTGCCGTGGTTCCTGCTGGCGCTGCGCTACGTTCTGCCGTGGCGCTGGTTCCCGCGCAAGCCGCTGGACCTGAGCCGCGGCGCACGCCTGCGCCTGGCCTTGCAGGACCTGGGGCCGATCTTCATCAAGTTCGGGCAGATCCTTTCGACCCGCCGCGACCTGCTGCCGGAAGACATCGCCGATGAGCTGATGCTGTTGCAGGACCGCGTGCCGCCGTTCGATTCGCAGTTGTCGGTCAAACTGATCGAAGAGCAACTGGGCAAGAAGATCAGCGAAGTGTTCAGCCGTTTCGACGTCGAACCGCTGGCCTCGGCCTCGGTGGCGCAGGTACACGCCGCGCAACTGAAGACCGGCGAAGAAGTCGTGGTGAAGGTGATCCGCCCCGGCCTCAAACCGATCATCGCCCAGGATCTGGCGTGGCTGTTCATCCTCGCCCGCGCCGCCGAGAAGGTCTCCGCCGACGCCCGTCTGCTGCACCCGGTGGACGTGGTCAGCGACTACGAAAAAACCATCTACGACGAACTCGACCTGTTGCGCGAGGCGGCCAACGCCAGCCAGTTGAAACGCAACTTCGAAGGCTCGCCGCTGCTCTACGTGCCGCAAGTCTATTGGGACTGGTGCCGGCCGAAAGTGCTGGTGATGGAGCGCATCTACGGGATTCAGGTGACGGACCTGGCAACCCTCGCCGACCAGCGCACCGACATGAAGATGCTTGCCGAACGTGGCGTGGAGATCTTCTTCACCCAGGTATTCCGCGACAGTTTCTTCCACGCCGACATGCACCCGGGCAACATCTTCGTCAGCACCGTCAACCCGTGGAGCCCGCAGTACATCGCGATCGACTGCGGCATCGTCGGCAGCCTGACCCCGGAAGACCAGGATTACCTGGCGCGCAACCTGTTCGCCTTCTTCAAGCGCGACTACCGCCGCGTGGCGCAATTGCATATCGATTCGGGCTGGGTACCGGCGGAAACCAAGCTCAATGAATTCGAAGCGGCGATCCGTACTGTGTGCGAACCGATCTTTGAAAAACCATTAAAAGATATTTCATTTGGCCAGGTGCTGATGCGCCTGTTCCAGACCGCGCGCCGCTTCAACATGGAAGTGCAGCCGCAACTCGTATTGCTGCAAAAGACCCTGCTGAACATCGAAGGCCTGGGTCGTCAGCTGTACCCGGACCTCGATCTGTGGAACACCGCGCAGCCGTTCCTCGAACGCTGGATGCGTGAGCGCGTCAGCCCGAAAGCCTTGCTCGGCAACGTCCAGAGCCAGTTCGAACAACTGCCGCACCTGGCCAACATGGCTCGCGATCTGCTCGAACGCATGTCCCAGCCCCACGCCAACGACCCGCCGCCGCCGTGGAAAAAACGCAAGGACGACTGGTTCCTGCGCCTGCTCGGCTGCGCCCACCTGGCGGGCGGTACGATCCTCGCCGCCGGGGGCCCGTTGCACGAACTGGGGCATTGGCCCGCCGGGATCATGGTGGCAGTCGGCTTGTATCTGGTCGTTCGCCGATAG